A window from Nycticebus coucang isolate mNycCou1 chromosome X, mNycCou1.pri, whole genome shotgun sequence encodes these proteins:
- the LOC128577097 gene encoding uncharacterized protein CXorf51A-like gives MTKVTRKPREPMKRPSTSTKGRKRAKTPYQSSSRVVAKVLKTSKKLKQPFRRCSSKKASKKTPTVIRKPKKSRGLTLFGHYHRLNKKLKENEPGRHRKNMDNSPVSSDDLGSQ, from the exons ATGACTAAGGTGACCAGGAAACCACGGGAGCCTATGAAGCGACCATCCACAAGTACCAAAGGGAGGAAGAGAGCGAAGACTCCCTACCAGTCTAGCTCCCGAGTTGTTGCCAAG GTGCTAAAGACTTCCAAGAAGCTAAAACAGCCCTTTCGTAGATGCTCAAGTAAAAAAGCCTCTAAAAAAACTCCCACTGTAATAAGAAAGCCTAAGAAAAGTAGAGGGCTAACACTATTTGGTCATTATCACCGGCTGAAtaagaaactgaaagaaaatgagCCAGGTCGTCATCGAAAAAACATGGATAATTCACCTGTTTCAAGTGATGACCTGGGCAGCCAGTAA